The DNA sequence GCCGCCCGGACCCACCCTTCAGCCGCGCCAGCTCATCCTTGACCTGAGCCAGCTCCGTCCGCAGCGCACGGTTCTCGGCCGCCAGCTCCTCCACCAGGCCCAGCAGCGCCCGGATCGCCTGCCGCGCTCCCACGTCCGCGATCGACGCCAGGTCCAGCCCCGCAAGCGCCTCAGGGATCGGCCGCTCCGCCATCTCGCTCCACCCTCAATGGTCGGCCCCAGCTTACGTCCACTCCACCACGCCACGCCACCCGCCCTGGCTCAGCCACCTGCTACCCTGCTCGATTGAGGAGGTACCTGACCACGCTCCACCACTATTGGAACGGTACACCCAACCTGCTGAGGCCGCGTAAAGGGTATCTGCTCCCGGTCGCGCAGCCACCTCGTTCGTGCTATAGGGAGTATTAGCCGCCAAAGTCCAGGTTGCCCCTCCATCAGTTGAGCGGTACCCCTTTCTAAGCAGGGACGACGTGCGTCCCCAGATGTAGATGAGATTCGGCACTTCCGCTGGAATGAGCAGCACATCCACGTAGGCTATGTCGTGCCCACTGTTCTTCTGGACCCAACCGCCAGCTTCCCTGGCTATGAGACCGTTTCCATTCGTCCCAACAAACACATACGGTGGGGCAGGGAGCGCCGCAGGGGCTGCGCCGAACGATACTCGTCCTTGCCCGAACACTGAATCGGGGCCGCTCGCACCAAGGTCTTGCACATTCTGCCGAATGTAGCCCGCCACAGTCGCTGCATTCGCTGACGGTTGCGCCTGCCTCACCAAGGCCGCGAGACCGGCAACAAGCGGAGCTGCTGCCGATGTTCCCGTAACGGGACTGCCGATGGAGGTGATGGCATACTCGACCGGGGCGACCACATCAGGCTTGACAGTGCCATCGGAGGTTGGCCCCTGACTGCTGTAGGCAGTGATGGTTGTAGGGGCACTGATGGGCACGGCACCGACAGTCAATGTGCCTGTGCTCTTATTGTCGGCAGGATTCATTAGACTGTATGACGGCGTATATCCGTCAATCACATGCGAGGTACTCATGACCTCCAGTGTGTTGTTAGTCGATCCTGTTGCCCGAACGATCTCCAGGTAGTAGTCTGATGTCCCTCCACTCGATGGCGTATGGGTAAGTCTCTCGTACGGAATCGATCCGCCGGTACAGTTGGTCTGGGTATCCGCTCCACCGCTACCTACTCGATTCCCTGGCAAGCGTATGGGGCTATTGTAGAGGAATATATCGAAGTCATTGCATGGAGCGTTCCAGTTATCGCTCCATCGTAGTTGAATTTCGATCTGCTGTCCTTGAGGGACACTTGGGATTTTCATGGTCTCTGTGACACCGTTGAAATTGTGCACAGAATTAGGCTCAGTGTCGTTGAATGTCCCCCTCCAATGCTGCTGTGCACGATTTCCGGCAGCCTGGACCCACACGATATTCCCGTTAGAAGTCGCGTTGCTGACGATGGAGTTCAGGAATCCAGTTCCGTCACCCGGTCCATCGTACCGCCATTGCATCGACATGTTCACGACTTGAACAACCTTATCTGGCTGCATGAAACAGTCAACGACATTGTCAATCGCATCAAAGCCAGCTACTCGTGCAATGGATACCTCTGCTTCCGGCGCTAGAGCATGTATGATCTCCAATACACCAGTCCCATGATACCTTTGTGCATCGTTGATATCTCCCTCGATATTTCCGTTGACAGGATCGTGACATGATGTATCGATCACCGCCGGCAGTGCCTGCCCTTGGTGCGACGTGTAGTCCCTAAACCCCCAATCGATTACACCGATGCGAATCGTGCGCCCCGTGAAGCCGTTTGAGTTCCAGCCCGCTGAACCAACCATCTGGATCGCATCGGCCACCGTTTCATTGGCGGCAGGTATAGGCGCGGGCGGAGCATCGAGGTTGGCGATAGATGGCTCATGCTCTAGCTTGAGGATTGTAGATGGCGTAGCCCAGATTTCGAAGTACCTTTCGCTCCGGTCAGTCTTTGGCGCTCCCGCAGTTCGAGCCAGTGTTGCACCTGCTGCTTGTACTGCAGCGCGCGCGGCATCAGCTTGGCCTGGCATAGGCCGGATTGCAGCAAGGAGCCGACCCTGCCTTTCAGAGACTCGCTGTCTCATCGCCTCAGCGGCAACCTGCCCACGTGCATCAGCATCAAGAAGATCCTTCAGCTGCCCCGATAGACGCGAGGTGTTGCGATATGCGGAGCGCCAGTTGGGTGGGGCTGCGGAGCTTCCCGGGGAGGCGGTGGGTTGCGCGGCTGGCTGCGAACCCTGGGAGGGCGGAGCAGGGCTTGCTGGCGGAGCTACGGGAGTAGGAGACAGCGCTTGCCGAACTGCGTCGTGTTGGATGCCGACTTCAGCGGCGAACGTGCTCGACCTGACACAGGTCAAGAGAAGAACGAAGGCGAGCAGTAGCTGCAAAGCTCCTTGACCAAGGGAACGCGTGGGGAGCCTCCAGATCGCCGTTTTCGTCTCGGGACGAAGGCGCACTTCGCGAGTGCCCTCTGGCCGAAACTCGCCGCCGAATGTACACTAATGCTAGCATCGACTGCAAATATAATATTCCATTGGGCTTCCGTGAGTGTTCAAAATGCGCTATGGTAGAGCAGAAGTGCTACGAGCGAAACTGCCCCGTGTCCTCC is a window from the Chloroflexota bacterium genome containing:
- a CDS encoding S8 family serine peptidase, with the translated sequence MADAIQMVGSAGWNSNGFTGRTIRIGVIDWGFRDYTSHQGQALPAVIDTSCHDPVNGNIEGDINDAQRYHGTGVLEIIHALAPEAEVSIARVAGFDAIDNVVDCFMQPDKVVQVVNMSMQWRYDGPGDGTGFLNSIVSNATSNGNIVWVQAAGNRAQQHWRGTFNDTEPNSVHNFNGVTETMKIPSVPQGQQIEIQLRWSDNWNAPCNDFDIFLYNSPIRLPGNRVGSGGADTQTNCTGGSIPYERLTHTPSSGGTSDYYLEIVRATGSTNNTLEVMSTSHVIDGYTPSYSLMNPADNKSTGTLTVGAVPISAPTTITAYSSQGPTSDGTVKPDVVAPVEYAITSIGSPVTGTSAAAPLVAGLAALVRQAQPSANAATVAGYIRQNVQDLGASGPDSVFGQGRVSFGAAPAALPAPPYVFVGTNGNGLIAREAGGWVQKNSGHDIAYVDVLLIPAEVPNLIYIWGRTSSLLRKGYRSTDGGATWTLAANTPYSTNEVAARPGADTLYAASAGWVYRSNSGGAWSGTSSIEQGSRWLSQGGWRGVVEWT